The genomic region TAAGATTAGCATGTAATAATTGTGAAACAAAGTGGTGGCAAAGACTTTGAATGCAttaatgtgtttaaacacagaTAAGTTATGAGCAATTATTGTCAATGTATTTGAGTTTTCCTTCAAGTGTTcagagacagtgagtgatgacTCCTGCAGTCTGTTCATCAaagtgcacatacacatacttcTAACTagtttcactgaaaacacaaacactgctgtgatttaaaaaaattgtgGTTCAGGTTTTTGAAACTGTGGCTGTATGGGCTATTGACACATAGTCAGCCCTGACTGTGCTGGGAACCAGCCACAAACAAGGACACTCACTCTGACTTAACATGTGGCTGCCATCAAGGCTGCAAGGCAAaccagattttagccacttgacTAAGACTCAATTCATACAATCTACACCTTCTTCTAGGTCAGGAGTCATTAGTGTCGCTTtgtaactcactcactcaccacaccCAAATCCAGAGATCAAATCTGGGATTTTGTTGATCCAATACTGCCTCTAccaataatgtgttattttgtgacttcagtgtttaagATCCTTTGTTTGGTTACAAACTTAACAAACgatgcagcagtagaccagcattTCCCTTTCCAGGAGCTGgctgaaaacagattttgtcaatggactttggtgcaggagagtaagcAGCACCTAATAACAATGAGCTACAGTTACAGGTGACAGAACCAAATCCTCATACAACCAcagtttaaaactaaaactaaataattacttcattttatgttgtttttttttaccagcaaaAATGTTCACAGCTGTGTTCACATACTTCTCATTAATATTCTTCATGGCACACAAGCCTAGCAgcattttactgtaaatgtcatgCATTCTAACTTGAATATTAAAGGAGGTTAAAGCTTTGCAAGTGTATTCAAATGTTTGGAAGACCAAACGTGCACTTGCATTGCCTTGAGGTGAGTTATGTTGAACAAGAAgaactttatatttaatatttatattttttatatttatacttttcttgtaattataatttcaaatgtctctctgtatgtctcCAGTAAGAGAAATGTGGGGAGGAGTGGGGAAAGTACTGACCGTTCTTCCCAAGCCTGATCTCTTCAGTGGTTCTCTTGACCAGTATGTAGATTGACCACAACATACACACTATTGCTATGAGGTGAAACAACACTGAACAGAAGATCTTTCTCCTCTCACTCTTCGACATGTGTAGTTTTTCCCACTGGCAGCCGGAGGGAAGGAGATGGAGAAAGGATAAGAGGCAAGATAACATAGGATTTCAGGAGGGGAAGAGGGTTGAGGGGAGAGAAAGCAGTAACAGACTGATGTGTGTGCATACCTTGCTTAAAGGTTTGAGCTTCGTCTCCATGACAAAGTCAAACTTGCAGAGTTCACAGCAGCGAGTGTCTGAGGATTTGATCCACTGGTTCAGACAAGACTGGTGCACAAAACTCAGGCTCCCTGTGCAGCGACAAGGCATAATCAGTGGGAACTCGTCCTCCCCCTCACAGTGGCAGatcctacacacacagaaaacacactcagtCATCAGGTACAATTTGTGCAATTAATGCACTGTTACTATGGACTGTGTGTTGTTTCACCTTATTTGTTCCTGCGTTCCTGAAACATAAAGTTAAAcctgcacacaaacatccacTGACCTGCAGACCTCCTCAGAATCCTCAGAGCAGAGCTGTGGTGCATCTCCATTCATACTGCAGTGAGTCTGTGGAGTGGGCACTGACATGTCTCCACCCCCGAATCCCTTTTCTTGGTATCTCTTTGTGGTGAGCTCTTTGTCATACTCCGCCTGTGATGAACTGCCTCCTGGGTCATGTGACTTGTAGCTCTTCTCCTTATCTCTGCTTTGTGAAACTTCCTTCTGTGAAGTGTGGTCATCTCTCTTCATAGAACTCTGGCTGCTGTGCCGCTTCTTAAGGCCTCCGCTGTCCTCCACCAAAGGCCTTTCCTCCATCCCCCTGTTCAAGCCATCACTGTCCTCCTCCAGAGGCAGTTTCTCTGTCCCTTCATCTGAGACCACTGACTGTAGCTCCATGATCTCTGTTTTGTCTTCACTTCCTTTATTCCTGTTTGCCCCATCCTTCTCCCGACTGTTTCTGTTGCACCGGTGCACCCTTCGGGCTTTCTCTTTACTCCAGCTGCGAGCTTCACGCCACGTCTCATTCTCAGAAGAGGAGTCAGACTGTGGGGCACCTGTGCAGCGGAGACGAGGGGGAAGTTCCCTTCGAATCTTGAAAGACTGCTCCCTCTTTTCCCCCTTCTCACTGCGGTCAGAACTAAGGCTACGGTCTCTGCGGTCTGTCTGCTCCTGTTTGCTGATGGTTTCCACGCAGTCTGTGGCAGCACAGCTGCTCCTCTTGCGGCGGTGACAACGCTTCACCAGTTTCTTCTGGACATGAGCCGATGAAGCCATGGTTTTGCTGGTGACTGTCCTCTCAGAGGTGCGTGTGTgcttactgtgtttgtgtgtttcagaggcATCCTCCTCTAAACGCATCAGCTGgctagaacacacacacacacataaaaatgagGTGACAGGTGAAACAAGATGAAAGTAATGAATGTGAGgacataaattaaacaaaagcaATTTATAATGTGtacaaaacagcaaacaaaatcatgtcagactgaaaacaaaatggcagtTTAGTGTGATATAAggcaaagaaaacaggaaatggtGACTTTTGAATGACTGATCATGGTAAGTAGGAGGCCAAAGCACACAAGCATAAGTTCTCTGATGGGAGCACCATTGGATTTTCACCATTGTatccattttaattttattgtgtCCTTGGGTTGCATCAGAACATATTAAATTCATTCTCCCACTCAAAGGAGAAAAAGCTTTAAACTATGCACGATATAATATCACAGGGGAAACTGTGGCTGCTCTGGTGACTGGCTTTCAACAACAAAAGGAgccattgttttcttttgctttttcacTTTCTGCCCATGTAACTAAAACTGGACAGAGGCAGCTGTTTTACCTGCATATGTCCTGAGAAGAAGGAGTGACTGATGCCCTTGAGGTTGTATTTAGTCCTGTCGTAGAGTTGCTGGCCTGCAACGACAAAGAAACATGAATAAGACAATTATTACTGAATTCTTTATAGACTTAAATCAAAAAATTATCATAGTGATGgcacacatgtaaataatgataaaaattttgaaaaaacataACATGAACATAGTTTGTGAACACCTgagggcaaaaaaacaaacaaacaaacaaaaaaaaaaattcacaagCTGACACCTTATGTAGCCATAATATATAAAATTACAAAGTTGCTGTGAATAATCATAGTCTCTGTTCTCATCTAGAAGctgctgaaaataaatatacCTTTTTTCCCTGTTTGTATAAAGTGCATTTCTTAAATTTAAGTGTAATATTCTCTCAGATTTAAGCAGCCAAGTCATTGGGTGTGTATTTGATTTTTGACAAAGGCCATGACAAAAAAGGATGAGTGAGACTCACCTGTTGAGCTACAGGATAATGCAAGTCTTTGGGTTTGTTACTTTGATTAACCTTTATTACATAAAGAAATATGACTAATTTATGACGAAAtagtaaaagaataaaagaagctTAAACCATGGCATTGTGACTCATCGGTCACACAACTGTGAactcaaataaacaaacttcTTCCTGGACAAACAATGACGCACTGTGACCTTAAATTTGGTCCTTGAAGGAGACTCATATTCAGCAGTTACCTTGGAGATGTTGCTGGATCGACTTCCTGAGCGACCAGCAGCCTTCCTTCCCtgcagggagaaagagaggcagaaaatCCTTTGAAAACTCAGTGGAGAATCATTTCACCATAACATTTcagagtgacctgctttaaagcTGCAACAAACAATGTGTTAATGGGCTGAAATCCAGCGTGAGGAGCCAAGCACAGCTACGTGCCCTTGGTATTTCATTGTGACCTGAGCTAAAGCCAGACAATCCTATTACCTGGTTGTCCCACTAAATCTACTTGATGCTGCTCTGCAATGTGTCTCTATTTAAAGTCAACGTCAAGCACTTTTCTAGAACTACATAGAGCACTGATGAAATTCCACTGGTAGAACCTGAACTCAGACACCTGTGGCCTCATGCACTCTTGACACAAGTTTAACAGTAGACGTTGGTGTGTAAGAGTTTACAAGGACGGATGCGGTTTAATACCTACAGTAACTTATCTGGTGTTACTTTCAGACACAAGCACACTTCTAAACCAGGTCAGTTTACAAGTGGTGAATATGGATGCAACCAAATCATGATGCATGTTATTTTGGAGAAAGAGGTCAACGGTAAAATTACAGCAGAGATGTCGGTTTTTGGGGAAAGTTCATGGACGAAAAAT from Solea senegalensis isolate Sse05_10M linkage group LG6, IFAPA_SoseM_1, whole genome shotgun sequence harbors:
- the march1 gene encoding uncharacterized protein march1 isoform X1, whose protein sequence is MPVQQITVVPSRDAVSNGKSAPSSKDKNEGRKAAGRSGSRSSNISKASNSTTGLNTTSRASVTPSSQDICSQLMRLEEDASETHKHSKHTRTSERTVTSKTMASSAHVQKKLVKRCHRRKRSSCAATDCVETISKQEQTDRRDRSLSSDRSEKGEKREQSFKIRRELPPRLRCTGAPQSDSSSENETWREARSWSKEKARRVHRCNRNSREKDGANRNKGSEDKTEIMELQSVVSDEGTEKLPLEEDSDGLNRGMEERPLVEDSGGLKKRHSSQSSMKRDDHTSQKEVSQSRDKEKSYKSHDPGGSSSQAEYDKELTTKRYQEKGFGGGDMSVPTPQTHCSMNGDAPQLCSEDSEEVCRICHCEGEDEFPLIMPCRCTGSLSFVHQSCLNQWIKSSDTRCCELCKFDFVMETKLKPLSKWEKLHMSKSERRKIFCSVLFHLIAIVCMLWSIYILVKRTTEEIRLGKNDEIWRVTLLKYYSEHAVLEWPFWTKLIVVGIGSTGGLIFMYIQCKVYLQLWRRLKAFNRIITVQNCPEKDPHHSQTQSFTISNGRREAAEVPVSPVVSPAVSPVVSPAPILAPQAQTDSDMSVEAAVAPV
- the march1 gene encoding uncharacterized protein march1 isoform X2, with translation MPVQQITVVPSRDAVSNGKSAPSSKDKNEGRKAAGRSGSRSSNISKASNSTTGLNTTSRASVTPSSQDICSQLMRLEEDASETHKHSKHTRTSERTVTSKTMASSAHVQKKLVKRCHRRKRSSCAATDCVETISKQEQTDRRDRSLSSDRSEKGEKREQSFKIRRELPPRLRCTGAPQSDSSSENETWREARSWSKEKARRVHRCNRNSREKDGANRNKGSEDKTEIMELQSVVSDEGTEKLPLEEDSDGLNRGMEERPLVEDSGGLKKRHSSQSSMKRDDHTSQKEVSQSRDKEKSYKSHDPGGSSSQAEYDKELTTKRYQEKGFGGGDMSVPTPQTHCSMNGDAPQLCSEDSEEVCRICHCEGEDEFPLIMPCRCTGSLSFVHQSCLNQWIKSSDTRCCELCKFDFVMETKLKPLSKWEKLHMSKSERRKIFCSVLFHLIAIVCMLWSIYILVKRTTEEIRLGKNAVLEWPFWTKLIVVGIGSTGGLIFMYIQCKVYLQLWRRLKAFNRIITVQNCPEKDPHHSQTQSFTISNGRREAAEVPVSPVVSPAVSPVVSPAPILAPQAQTDSDMSVEAAVAPV